The following coding sequences lie in one Micropterus dolomieu isolate WLL.071019.BEF.003 ecotype Adirondacks linkage group LG15, ASM2129224v1, whole genome shotgun sequence genomic window:
- the srfb gene encoding serum response factor b isoform X1, producing MLPSRVGSAPSGNGSASGRGTTGHGSGVVGSGIRPVLVRAGQALPGVSESAGAAGRQGERDAAGMLGANGPGGPRGVRPGNGAGLSPLQTAIQGNMVGLNAGIVLAQGTRFDPDRESAPLCSGSENDSDSGDDDDPVGSLGDSRRGVKRERAEMEAAVTGQEVGVPPGAYGMVPGGVAGAKPGKKTRGRVKIKMEFIDNKLRRYTTFSKRKTGIMKKAYELSTLTGTQVLLLVASETGHVYTFATRKLQPMITSETGKALIQTCLNSPDSPPRSDPSMDQRMSATGFEETDLTYQVSESESMGDTKDTLKPTFTVASLPGTTSSTQSTVPTTSTTMQVSSGPSFPITNYLAPVSASSNISANGTVLKTGASTGVMQLPGGFTFMPAGTPLPPGTPTIPLSQLQQHSLALQGQHGQALAAAPQPQQGQQAVFRFPAAVSLTGAGVPQQLQAIQVHNTQSTSNSDSSPEMSHASTTATVSLPATIVTSSVPTSVAGHMMYPSPHTVMYASTPGLADGGLAVLNAFSQGASAMQVSHAQGQDTGAVSQVFLTAPPGTVQIPVSAVQLHPMVIGQQSSGSSSNLTELQVVNLDATQNSKSD from the exons ATGTTACCGAGCCGGGTTGGATCGGCACCATCTGGAAACGGGTCAGCTTCTGGCAGAGGTACCACAGGACACGGTTCGGGGGTTGTCGGCAGCGGGATCCGTCCCGTTTTGGTCAGAGCAGGGCAAGCTTTACCGGGTGTCAGCGAGAGCGCCGGTGCTGCCGGGCGACAGGGGGAAAGAGACGCCGCAGGGATGCTGGGGGCTAATGGTCCAGGGGGTCCGAGAGGTGTGAGACCGGGGAACGGTGCTGGGTTGAGCCCTCTGCAGACCGCCATCCAGGGCAACATGGTGGGGTTAAACGCGGGAATTGTGTTGGCTCAAGGAACCAGGTTCGATCCGGACAGAGAGAGCGCTCCTCTGTGCAGCGGCTCGGAAAACGACTCGGACTCCGGGGACGATGATGACCCCGTGGGTTCACTCGGGGACAGCAGGAGAGGGGTGAAGCGGGAGAGAGCGGAGATGGAAGCTGCGGTGACTGGGCAAGAGGTGGGAGTACCTCCCGGAGCTTACGGCATGGTGCCCGGAGGGGTCGCAGGGGCAAAGCCGGGGAAGAAGACACGTGGACGCGTGAAGATAAAGATGGAATTTATTGACAACAAGTTGAGACGATACACAACTTTCAGCAAGAGGAAGACTGGCATTATGAAGAAG GCCTATGAACTCTCCACCCTGACGGGAACCCAGGTTCTGCTGCTTGTGGCCAGTGAAACGGGCCACGTCTACACCTTTGCCACCCGCAAACTCCAACCCATGATCACAAGTGAAACAGGCAAGGCCCTGATCCAAACGTGCCTCAACTCACCGGACTCACCACCACGCTCTGACCCCTCCATGGACCAGCGCATGAGTGCTACGGGCTTTGAGGAGACGGACCTCACCTACCAGGTGTCTGAGTCGGAGAGCATGGGCGACACAAAG GACACACTGAAGCCGACGTTCACGGTAGCCAGTCTACCAGGCACTACCAGCAGCACCCAGTCCACAGTacccaccacctccaccaccatgCAGGTGAGCAGCGGACCTTCGTTTCCCATCACCAACTACCTGGCGCCCGTCTCCGCCAGCAGCAACATCAGTGCCAACGGAACCGTCCTGAAGACCGGTGCCTCCACGGGGGTCATGCAGCTGCCCGGCGGTTTCACTTTTATGCCCG CAGGCACTCCTCTCCCCCCCGGCACCCCCACCATTCCTCTGagccagctgcagcagcactcCCTGGCCCTCCAGGGGCAGCATGGTCAGGCCCTGGCCGCCGCCCCGCAGCCACAGCAGGGACAGCAGGCTGTCTTCCGCTTCCCTGCTGCTGTCTCCCTCACAG GAGCAGGGGTTCCCCAGCAGCTCCAGGCAATCCAGGTCCACAACACCCAGTCCACTTCTAACAGTGACAGCAGCCCGGAGATGTCCCACGCATCCACAACCG CGACAGTAAGTCTCCCAGCAACCATCGTCACCTCGTCAGTGCCAACGTCTGTGGCGGGTCACATGATGTACCCCAGCCCCCACACAGTGATGTACGCGTCCACGCCGGGTCTGGCTGACGGGGGGCTGGCTGTGCTAAACGCCTTCTCGCAGGGTGCCTCTGCCATGCAGGTGTCCCACGCGCAGGGCCaagacacag GTGCTGTCTCTCAGGTGTTCCTCACAGCACCACCCGGCACGGTCCAGATCCCCGTCTCTGCGGTGCAGCTACACCCA ATGGTGATTGGACAGCAATCGAGCGGCAGCAGCAGTAACCTGACAGAGCTCCAGGTGGTCAACCTGGACGCAACACAGAACTCAAAGAGCGACTGA
- the srfb gene encoding serum response factor b isoform X2, whose product MLPSRVGSAPSGNGSASGRGTTGHGSGVVGSGIRPVLVRAGQALPGVSESAGAAGRQGERDAAGMLGANGPGGPRGVRPGNGAGLSPLQTAIQGNMVGLNAGIVLAQGTRFDPDRESAPLCSGSENDSDSGDDDDPVGSLGDSRRGVKRERAEMEAAVTGQEVGVPPGAYGMVPGGVAGAKPGKKTRGRVKIKMEFIDNKLRRYTTFSKRKTGIMKKAYELSTLTGTQVLLLVASETGHVYTFATRKLQPMITSETGKALIQTCLNSPDSPPRSDPSMDQRMSATGFEETDLTYQVSESESMGDTKDTLKPTFTVASLPGTTSSTQSTVPTTSTTMQVSSGPSFPITNYLAPVSASSNISANGTVLKTGASTGVMQLPGGFTFMPGTPLPPGTPTIPLSQLQQHSLALQGQHGQALAAAPQPQQGQQAVFRFPAAVSLTGAGVPQQLQAIQVHNTQSTSNSDSSPEMSHASTTATVSLPATIVTSSVPTSVAGHMMYPSPHTVMYASTPGLADGGLAVLNAFSQGASAMQVSHAQGQDTGAVSQVFLTAPPGTVQIPVSAVQLHPMVIGQQSSGSSSNLTELQVVNLDATQNSKSD is encoded by the exons ATGTTACCGAGCCGGGTTGGATCGGCACCATCTGGAAACGGGTCAGCTTCTGGCAGAGGTACCACAGGACACGGTTCGGGGGTTGTCGGCAGCGGGATCCGTCCCGTTTTGGTCAGAGCAGGGCAAGCTTTACCGGGTGTCAGCGAGAGCGCCGGTGCTGCCGGGCGACAGGGGGAAAGAGACGCCGCAGGGATGCTGGGGGCTAATGGTCCAGGGGGTCCGAGAGGTGTGAGACCGGGGAACGGTGCTGGGTTGAGCCCTCTGCAGACCGCCATCCAGGGCAACATGGTGGGGTTAAACGCGGGAATTGTGTTGGCTCAAGGAACCAGGTTCGATCCGGACAGAGAGAGCGCTCCTCTGTGCAGCGGCTCGGAAAACGACTCGGACTCCGGGGACGATGATGACCCCGTGGGTTCACTCGGGGACAGCAGGAGAGGGGTGAAGCGGGAGAGAGCGGAGATGGAAGCTGCGGTGACTGGGCAAGAGGTGGGAGTACCTCCCGGAGCTTACGGCATGGTGCCCGGAGGGGTCGCAGGGGCAAAGCCGGGGAAGAAGACACGTGGACGCGTGAAGATAAAGATGGAATTTATTGACAACAAGTTGAGACGATACACAACTTTCAGCAAGAGGAAGACTGGCATTATGAAGAAG GCCTATGAACTCTCCACCCTGACGGGAACCCAGGTTCTGCTGCTTGTGGCCAGTGAAACGGGCCACGTCTACACCTTTGCCACCCGCAAACTCCAACCCATGATCACAAGTGAAACAGGCAAGGCCCTGATCCAAACGTGCCTCAACTCACCGGACTCACCACCACGCTCTGACCCCTCCATGGACCAGCGCATGAGTGCTACGGGCTTTGAGGAGACGGACCTCACCTACCAGGTGTCTGAGTCGGAGAGCATGGGCGACACAAAG GACACACTGAAGCCGACGTTCACGGTAGCCAGTCTACCAGGCACTACCAGCAGCACCCAGTCCACAGTacccaccacctccaccaccatgCAGGTGAGCAGCGGACCTTCGTTTCCCATCACCAACTACCTGGCGCCCGTCTCCGCCAGCAGCAACATCAGTGCCAACGGAACCGTCCTGAAGACCGGTGCCTCCACGGGGGTCATGCAGCTGCCCGGCGGTTTCACTTTTATGCCCG GCACTCCTCTCCCCCCCGGCACCCCCACCATTCCTCTGagccagctgcagcagcactcCCTGGCCCTCCAGGGGCAGCATGGTCAGGCCCTGGCCGCCGCCCCGCAGCCACAGCAGGGACAGCAGGCTGTCTTCCGCTTCCCTGCTGCTGTCTCCCTCACAG GAGCAGGGGTTCCCCAGCAGCTCCAGGCAATCCAGGTCCACAACACCCAGTCCACTTCTAACAGTGACAGCAGCCCGGAGATGTCCCACGCATCCACAACCG CGACAGTAAGTCTCCCAGCAACCATCGTCACCTCGTCAGTGCCAACGTCTGTGGCGGGTCACATGATGTACCCCAGCCCCCACACAGTGATGTACGCGTCCACGCCGGGTCTGGCTGACGGGGGGCTGGCTGTGCTAAACGCCTTCTCGCAGGGTGCCTCTGCCATGCAGGTGTCCCACGCGCAGGGCCaagacacag GTGCTGTCTCTCAGGTGTTCCTCACAGCACCACCCGGCACGGTCCAGATCCCCGTCTCTGCGGTGCAGCTACACCCA ATGGTGATTGGACAGCAATCGAGCGGCAGCAGCAGTAACCTGACAGAGCTCCAGGTGGTCAACCTGGACGCAACACAGAACTCAAAGAGCGACTGA
- the srfb gene encoding serum response factor b isoform X3 — protein sequence MLPSRVGSAPSGNGSASGRGTTGHGSGVVGSGIRPVLVRAGQALPGVSESAGAAGRQGERDAAGMLGANGPGGPRGVRPGNGAGLSPLQTAIQGNMVGLNAGIVLAQGTRFDPDRESAPLCSGSENDSDSGDDDDPVGSLGDSRRGVKRERAEMEAAVTGQEVGVPPGAYGMVPGGVAGAKPGKKTRGRVKIKMEFIDNKLRRYTTFSKRKTGIMKKAYELSTLTGTQVLLLVASETGHVYTFATRKLQPMITSETGKALIQTCLNSPDSPPRSDPSMDQRMSATGFEETDLTYQVSESESMGDTKDTLKPTFTVASLPGTTSSTQSTVPTTSTTMQVSSGPSFPITNYLAPVSASSNISANGTVLKTGASTGVMQLPGGFTFMPAGTPLPPGTPTIPLSQLQQHSLALQGQHGQALAAAPQPQQGQQAVFRFPAAVSLTGAGVPQQLQAIQVHNTQSTSNSDSSPEMSHASTTATVSLPATIVTSSVPTSVAGHMMYPSPHTVMYASTPGLADGGLAVLNAFSQGASAMQVSHAQGQDTGAVSQVFLTAPPGTVQIPVSAVQLHPVRQDLHFTNGDWTAIERQQQ from the exons ATGTTACCGAGCCGGGTTGGATCGGCACCATCTGGAAACGGGTCAGCTTCTGGCAGAGGTACCACAGGACACGGTTCGGGGGTTGTCGGCAGCGGGATCCGTCCCGTTTTGGTCAGAGCAGGGCAAGCTTTACCGGGTGTCAGCGAGAGCGCCGGTGCTGCCGGGCGACAGGGGGAAAGAGACGCCGCAGGGATGCTGGGGGCTAATGGTCCAGGGGGTCCGAGAGGTGTGAGACCGGGGAACGGTGCTGGGTTGAGCCCTCTGCAGACCGCCATCCAGGGCAACATGGTGGGGTTAAACGCGGGAATTGTGTTGGCTCAAGGAACCAGGTTCGATCCGGACAGAGAGAGCGCTCCTCTGTGCAGCGGCTCGGAAAACGACTCGGACTCCGGGGACGATGATGACCCCGTGGGTTCACTCGGGGACAGCAGGAGAGGGGTGAAGCGGGAGAGAGCGGAGATGGAAGCTGCGGTGACTGGGCAAGAGGTGGGAGTACCTCCCGGAGCTTACGGCATGGTGCCCGGAGGGGTCGCAGGGGCAAAGCCGGGGAAGAAGACACGTGGACGCGTGAAGATAAAGATGGAATTTATTGACAACAAGTTGAGACGATACACAACTTTCAGCAAGAGGAAGACTGGCATTATGAAGAAG GCCTATGAACTCTCCACCCTGACGGGAACCCAGGTTCTGCTGCTTGTGGCCAGTGAAACGGGCCACGTCTACACCTTTGCCACCCGCAAACTCCAACCCATGATCACAAGTGAAACAGGCAAGGCCCTGATCCAAACGTGCCTCAACTCACCGGACTCACCACCACGCTCTGACCCCTCCATGGACCAGCGCATGAGTGCTACGGGCTTTGAGGAGACGGACCTCACCTACCAGGTGTCTGAGTCGGAGAGCATGGGCGACACAAAG GACACACTGAAGCCGACGTTCACGGTAGCCAGTCTACCAGGCACTACCAGCAGCACCCAGTCCACAGTacccaccacctccaccaccatgCAGGTGAGCAGCGGACCTTCGTTTCCCATCACCAACTACCTGGCGCCCGTCTCCGCCAGCAGCAACATCAGTGCCAACGGAACCGTCCTGAAGACCGGTGCCTCCACGGGGGTCATGCAGCTGCCCGGCGGTTTCACTTTTATGCCCG CAGGCACTCCTCTCCCCCCCGGCACCCCCACCATTCCTCTGagccagctgcagcagcactcCCTGGCCCTCCAGGGGCAGCATGGTCAGGCCCTGGCCGCCGCCCCGCAGCCACAGCAGGGACAGCAGGCTGTCTTCCGCTTCCCTGCTGCTGTCTCCCTCACAG GAGCAGGGGTTCCCCAGCAGCTCCAGGCAATCCAGGTCCACAACACCCAGTCCACTTCTAACAGTGACAGCAGCCCGGAGATGTCCCACGCATCCACAACCG CGACAGTAAGTCTCCCAGCAACCATCGTCACCTCGTCAGTGCCAACGTCTGTGGCGGGTCACATGATGTACCCCAGCCCCCACACAGTGATGTACGCGTCCACGCCGGGTCTGGCTGACGGGGGGCTGGCTGTGCTAAACGCCTTCTCGCAGGGTGCCTCTGCCATGCAGGTGTCCCACGCGCAGGGCCaagacacag GTGCTGTCTCTCAGGTGTTCCTCACAGCACCACCCGGCACGGTCCAGATCCCCGTCTCTGCGGTGCAGCTACACCCAGTACGGCAAGATCTTCATTTTACAA ATGGTGATTGGACAGCAATCGAGCGGCAGCAGCAGTAA
- the srfb gene encoding serum response factor b isoform X4, whose product MLPSRVGSAPSGNGSASGRGTTGHGSGVVGSGIRPVLVRAGQALPGVSESAGAAGRQGERDAAGMLGANGPGGPRGVRPGNGAGLSPLQTAIQGNMVGLNAGIVLAQGTRFDPDRESAPLCSGSENDSDSGDDDDPVGSLGDSRRGVKRERAEMEAAVTGQEVGVPPGAYGMVPGGVAGAKPGKKTRGRVKIKMEFIDNKLRRYTTFSKRKTGIMKKAYELSTLTGTQVLLLVASETGHVYTFATRKLQPMITSETGKALIQTCLNSPDSPPRSDPSMDQRMSATGFEETDLTYQVSESESMGDTKDTLKPTFTVASLPGTTSSTQSTVPTTSTTMQVSSGPSFPITNYLAPVSASSNISANGTVLKTGASTGVMQLPGGFTFMPGAGVPQQLQAIQVHNTQSTSNSDSSPEMSHASTTATVSLPATIVTSSVPTSVAGHMMYPSPHTVMYASTPGLADGGLAVLNAFSQGASAMQVSHAQGQDTGAVSQVFLTAPPGTVQIPVSAVQLHPMVIGQQSSGSSSNLTELQVVNLDATQNSKSD is encoded by the exons ATGTTACCGAGCCGGGTTGGATCGGCACCATCTGGAAACGGGTCAGCTTCTGGCAGAGGTACCACAGGACACGGTTCGGGGGTTGTCGGCAGCGGGATCCGTCCCGTTTTGGTCAGAGCAGGGCAAGCTTTACCGGGTGTCAGCGAGAGCGCCGGTGCTGCCGGGCGACAGGGGGAAAGAGACGCCGCAGGGATGCTGGGGGCTAATGGTCCAGGGGGTCCGAGAGGTGTGAGACCGGGGAACGGTGCTGGGTTGAGCCCTCTGCAGACCGCCATCCAGGGCAACATGGTGGGGTTAAACGCGGGAATTGTGTTGGCTCAAGGAACCAGGTTCGATCCGGACAGAGAGAGCGCTCCTCTGTGCAGCGGCTCGGAAAACGACTCGGACTCCGGGGACGATGATGACCCCGTGGGTTCACTCGGGGACAGCAGGAGAGGGGTGAAGCGGGAGAGAGCGGAGATGGAAGCTGCGGTGACTGGGCAAGAGGTGGGAGTACCTCCCGGAGCTTACGGCATGGTGCCCGGAGGGGTCGCAGGGGCAAAGCCGGGGAAGAAGACACGTGGACGCGTGAAGATAAAGATGGAATTTATTGACAACAAGTTGAGACGATACACAACTTTCAGCAAGAGGAAGACTGGCATTATGAAGAAG GCCTATGAACTCTCCACCCTGACGGGAACCCAGGTTCTGCTGCTTGTGGCCAGTGAAACGGGCCACGTCTACACCTTTGCCACCCGCAAACTCCAACCCATGATCACAAGTGAAACAGGCAAGGCCCTGATCCAAACGTGCCTCAACTCACCGGACTCACCACCACGCTCTGACCCCTCCATGGACCAGCGCATGAGTGCTACGGGCTTTGAGGAGACGGACCTCACCTACCAGGTGTCTGAGTCGGAGAGCATGGGCGACACAAAG GACACACTGAAGCCGACGTTCACGGTAGCCAGTCTACCAGGCACTACCAGCAGCACCCAGTCCACAGTacccaccacctccaccaccatgCAGGTGAGCAGCGGACCTTCGTTTCCCATCACCAACTACCTGGCGCCCGTCTCCGCCAGCAGCAACATCAGTGCCAACGGAACCGTCCTGAAGACCGGTGCCTCCACGGGGGTCATGCAGCTGCCCGGCGGTTTCACTTTTATGCCCG GAGCAGGGGTTCCCCAGCAGCTCCAGGCAATCCAGGTCCACAACACCCAGTCCACTTCTAACAGTGACAGCAGCCCGGAGATGTCCCACGCATCCACAACCG CGACAGTAAGTCTCCCAGCAACCATCGTCACCTCGTCAGTGCCAACGTCTGTGGCGGGTCACATGATGTACCCCAGCCCCCACACAGTGATGTACGCGTCCACGCCGGGTCTGGCTGACGGGGGGCTGGCTGTGCTAAACGCCTTCTCGCAGGGTGCCTCTGCCATGCAGGTGTCCCACGCGCAGGGCCaagacacag GTGCTGTCTCTCAGGTGTTCCTCACAGCACCACCCGGCACGGTCCAGATCCCCGTCTCTGCGGTGCAGCTACACCCA ATGGTGATTGGACAGCAATCGAGCGGCAGCAGCAGTAACCTGACAGAGCTCCAGGTGGTCAACCTGGACGCAACACAGAACTCAAAGAGCGACTGA